From the Plodia interpunctella isolate USDA-ARS_2022_Savannah chromosome 5, ilPloInte3.2, whole genome shotgun sequence genome, one window contains:
- the mtm gene encoding myotubularin-related protein 2 isoform X1, which produces MDKHNSSEILNSDYSLSKNASSDSLDSDSKSSSLNSKHGQDSPHIVGDIQFLDSEKLKRVAQDVTYLCPFNGPIRGVLQITTYQLHFRPIEPSALHSTLSVPLGVISRIEKVGGASSKGENSYGIEIFCKDMRNLRFAHKQENHSRRTIFTYLQQQAFPLSHGLRLFAFSYSETFPEDGWHVYEPIAELRRMGVNNDMWRITRINDKYEVCDSYPAVWAVPTAATDDLLRSVAAYRSRGRIPVLSWIHPSSQATITRCSQPLVGVSGKRSREDERYIQLIMDANAQGNKLYIMDARPSANAIANKAKGGGYESEDAYQNAELVFLDIHNIHVMRESLRKLKELCFPQIDQTRWFSGIEASCWLKHIKCILAGAVRIVDKVENHKTSVLVHCSDGWDRTAQLTALAMLMLDPFYRTLRGFEVLIEKEWLSFGHKFQLRIGHGDERHSDADRSPVFVQWVDCVWQLQQQFPTAFEFTERLLITIVDHLYSCRFGTFLFNTERERVKEEVKTKTVSLWSYINSQQDLYLNPLYWGPASFGPTSPTVPYSRPQVVLVPVASLRVIKLWKALYCRWNPTMRQQDPIYQRTRELVALRAQLEAAAAAAAGDHAARHRLGLTPPRVASPHHV; this is translated from the exons ATGGATAAACACAATAGTTCGGAGATTTTAAACTCGGACTATTCTCTATCTAAAAATGCTAGTTCTGATTCACTGGATTCGGACTCCAAATCAAGTTCATTGAATTCTAAACACGGACAGGACTCC CCTCACATAGTGGGTGACATTCAGTTCTTGGATAGTGAAAAGCTAAAAAGAGTAGCACAAGATGTTACCTATCTTTGCCCCTTCAATGGACCTATTCGAGGTGTATTGCAGATTACCACCTACCAACTTCATTTTAGACCCATAGAGCCATCAGCATTACATAGCACTTTAAGTGTCCCTCTTGGAGTT atatctCGCATTGAAAAGGTTGGAGGTGCATCTTCAAAAGGAGAAAACTCATATGGAATTGAAATATTCTGTAAG gACATGCGTAACTTACGTTTTGCTCACAAGCAAGAAAATCATTCACGTCGTACAATATTCACCTATCTACAGCAACAAGCCTTTCCACTATCACACGGATTGCGGCTTTTTGCATTTAGTTACTCTGAAACATTCCCTGAAGACGGCTGGCATGTCTATGAACCAATTGCTGAGTTGAGAAGGAtg GGGGTAAACAACGACATGTGGCGTATCACACGCATAAACGACAAGTACGAGGTCTGTGACAGTTACCCTGCCGTTTGGGCGGTACCCACAGCGGCGACCGACGACCTCCTGCGCTCCGTAGCTGCGTACCGTTCGAGGGGACGGATACCAGTGCTCTCTTGGATACATCCGAGTTCCCAAGCAACTATAACTCGCTGTAGTCAGCCTTTAGTTGGG GTGAGTGGCAAGCGAAGCAGGGAGGATGAGCGCTACATACAGCTCATCATGGATGCCAACGCTCAAGGGAACAAACTTTACATCATGGACGCCAGACCCAGTGCCAATGCGATCGCCAACAAAGCCAAAGGCGGCGG aTACGAATCAGAAGATGCTTACCAGAATGCTGAGTTGGTGTTCCTTGATATCCACAATATACACGTGATGCGGGAGAGTTTGCGCAAATTAAAGGAGCTTTGTTTCCCCCAAATCGACCAAACTAG GTGGTTCAGTGGCATAGAAGCCAGTTGTTGGCTGAAACACATCAAATGTATCCTAGCTGGTGCTGTACGCATTGTCGATAAG GTAGAGAACCACAAGACATCAGTATTGGTTCACTGCTCGGACGGTTGGGACCGCACCGCACAGCTGACGGCCTTGGCCATGCTGATGCTGGACCCCTTCTACCGGACGCTGAGGGGATTCGAAGTACTCATCGAGAAGGAGTGGCTCTCGTTTGGACATAAATTCCAGTTG CGTATCGGCCACGGAGACGAGCGCCACTCGGACGCCGATCGCTCACCGGTTTTCGTCCAATGGGTGGACTGCGTGTGGCAACTCCAGCAGCAGTTCCCGACCGCCTTCGAGTTTACTGAGAGACTGCTTATCACTATTGTTGACCATCTGTACTCGTGTCGCTTCGGCACCTTCCTTTTTAACACCGAGCGCGAGAGAGTCAAGGAAG AAGTTAAAACGAAGACTGTGTCTCTGTGGTCGTACATCAACAGTCAACAAGACCTGTATTTGAACCCTCTATATTGGGGTCCGGCCTCGTTTGGCCCCACTTCCCCTACCGTGCCATATTCGAGGCCGCAAGTGGTACTTGTACCTGTCGCATCGTTACGCGTCATAAAGCTGTGGAAAGCCTTGTATTGCAGATGGAATCCGACTATGAGACAACAG GATCCCATATACCAGAGGACCCGCGAATTGGTCGCGTTGCGGGCGCAGCTGGAGGCGGCAGCGGCGGCCGCGGCGGGCGACCACGCGGCCCGCCACCGCCTCGGCCTCACGCCGCCCCGCGTCGCCAGTCCGCACCACGTGTGA
- the mtm gene encoding myotubularin-related protein 2 isoform X2, translating into MSYPKSVHICLFINRIYNHKPTELSKPHIVGDIQFLDSEKLKRVAQDVTYLCPFNGPIRGVLQITTYQLHFRPIEPSALHSTLSVPLGVISRIEKVGGASSKGENSYGIEIFCKDMRNLRFAHKQENHSRRTIFTYLQQQAFPLSHGLRLFAFSYSETFPEDGWHVYEPIAELRRMGVNNDMWRITRINDKYEVCDSYPAVWAVPTAATDDLLRSVAAYRSRGRIPVLSWIHPSSQATITRCSQPLVGVSGKRSREDERYIQLIMDANAQGNKLYIMDARPSANAIANKAKGGGYESEDAYQNAELVFLDIHNIHVMRESLRKLKELCFPQIDQTRWFSGIEASCWLKHIKCILAGAVRIVDKVENHKTSVLVHCSDGWDRTAQLTALAMLMLDPFYRTLRGFEVLIEKEWLSFGHKFQLRIGHGDERHSDADRSPVFVQWVDCVWQLQQQFPTAFEFTERLLITIVDHLYSCRFGTFLFNTERERVKEEVKTKTVSLWSYINSQQDLYLNPLYWGPASFGPTSPTVPYSRPQVVLVPVASLRVIKLWKALYCRWNPTMRQQDPIYQRTRELVALRAQLEAAAAAAAGDHAARHRLGLTPPRVASPHHV; encoded by the exons ATGAGCTACCCTAAATCCgtacatatttgtttgtttataaatcgTATTTATAATCACAAACCAACTGAATTATCAAAG CCTCACATAGTGGGTGACATTCAGTTCTTGGATAGTGAAAAGCTAAAAAGAGTAGCACAAGATGTTACCTATCTTTGCCCCTTCAATGGACCTATTCGAGGTGTATTGCAGATTACCACCTACCAACTTCATTTTAGACCCATAGAGCCATCAGCATTACATAGCACTTTAAGTGTCCCTCTTGGAGTT atatctCGCATTGAAAAGGTTGGAGGTGCATCTTCAAAAGGAGAAAACTCATATGGAATTGAAATATTCTGTAAG gACATGCGTAACTTACGTTTTGCTCACAAGCAAGAAAATCATTCACGTCGTACAATATTCACCTATCTACAGCAACAAGCCTTTCCACTATCACACGGATTGCGGCTTTTTGCATTTAGTTACTCTGAAACATTCCCTGAAGACGGCTGGCATGTCTATGAACCAATTGCTGAGTTGAGAAGGAtg GGGGTAAACAACGACATGTGGCGTATCACACGCATAAACGACAAGTACGAGGTCTGTGACAGTTACCCTGCCGTTTGGGCGGTACCCACAGCGGCGACCGACGACCTCCTGCGCTCCGTAGCTGCGTACCGTTCGAGGGGACGGATACCAGTGCTCTCTTGGATACATCCGAGTTCCCAAGCAACTATAACTCGCTGTAGTCAGCCTTTAGTTGGG GTGAGTGGCAAGCGAAGCAGGGAGGATGAGCGCTACATACAGCTCATCATGGATGCCAACGCTCAAGGGAACAAACTTTACATCATGGACGCCAGACCCAGTGCCAATGCGATCGCCAACAAAGCCAAAGGCGGCGG aTACGAATCAGAAGATGCTTACCAGAATGCTGAGTTGGTGTTCCTTGATATCCACAATATACACGTGATGCGGGAGAGTTTGCGCAAATTAAAGGAGCTTTGTTTCCCCCAAATCGACCAAACTAG GTGGTTCAGTGGCATAGAAGCCAGTTGTTGGCTGAAACACATCAAATGTATCCTAGCTGGTGCTGTACGCATTGTCGATAAG GTAGAGAACCACAAGACATCAGTATTGGTTCACTGCTCGGACGGTTGGGACCGCACCGCACAGCTGACGGCCTTGGCCATGCTGATGCTGGACCCCTTCTACCGGACGCTGAGGGGATTCGAAGTACTCATCGAGAAGGAGTGGCTCTCGTTTGGACATAAATTCCAGTTG CGTATCGGCCACGGAGACGAGCGCCACTCGGACGCCGATCGCTCACCGGTTTTCGTCCAATGGGTGGACTGCGTGTGGCAACTCCAGCAGCAGTTCCCGACCGCCTTCGAGTTTACTGAGAGACTGCTTATCACTATTGTTGACCATCTGTACTCGTGTCGCTTCGGCACCTTCCTTTTTAACACCGAGCGCGAGAGAGTCAAGGAAG AAGTTAAAACGAAGACTGTGTCTCTGTGGTCGTACATCAACAGTCAACAAGACCTGTATTTGAACCCTCTATATTGGGGTCCGGCCTCGTTTGGCCCCACTTCCCCTACCGTGCCATATTCGAGGCCGCAAGTGGTACTTGTACCTGTCGCATCGTTACGCGTCATAAAGCTGTGGAAAGCCTTGTATTGCAGATGGAATCCGACTATGAGACAACAG GATCCCATATACCAGAGGACCCGCGAATTGGTCGCGTTGCGGGCGCAGCTGGAGGCGGCAGCGGCGGCCGCGGCGGGCGACCACGCGGCCCGCCACCGCCTCGGCCTCACGCCGCCCCGCGTCGCCAGTCCGCACCACGTGTGA